The Ananas comosus cultivar F153 linkage group 2, ASM154086v1, whole genome shotgun sequence genome contains a region encoding:
- the LOC109706659 gene encoding alternative NAD(P)H-ubiquinone oxidoreductase C1, chloroplastic/mitochondrial — protein MSHSAAWRGPVLLGVPRTSGAGAIASRARASGLASSSSPRGWSAMSSASRESSMVARNCCRGSFSEYSRRYSGHFSIFCRPPLGPFCGVTLNRFGADRFARYASDGETPIPSFTWPDKQRPRVCILGGGFGGLYTALRLESLVWPDDKKPQVVLVDQSDRFVFKPMLYELLSGEVDAWEIAPSFTELLRNTSIQFVRDRVKLLRPSDHLNHIGMKESRSSCSGGTVYLESGNVIEYDWLVLALGAEAKLDVVPGSAEYAFPFSTLEDACKVDTKLRKLERWRFGKSSSPIRVAIVGCGYSGVELAATVSERLRDNGIVQAINVETTICPNAPPGNREAALKVLQSRNIKLFLGYFVSCIKEVSTSDDSDTILPNGEEIGAVPENCPKKYILELQPAQRGLQSQLLEADLILWTVGSKSLIPQIEPPEQPNVIPLNGRGQAETDETLRVKGHPRIFAIGDSAALRDSSGKLLPATAQVAFQQADFAGWNIWAAINERPLLPFRFQNLGEMMTLGRNDAAITPSFIEGLTLEGPVGHAVRKFAYLLRLPTDEHRLKVGVSWFTKSAIDSVASLQNTIANVVTGS, from the exons ATGAGCCACTCAGCCGCGTGGCGCGGTCCGGTTCTCCTCGGCGTTCCCCGCACAAGCGGGGCGGGAGCCATCGCCTCCCGCGCACGTGCGAGTGGGCTCGCTTCCTCTTCGTCGCCGCGTGGGTGGAGTGCCATGTCTTCGGCTTCCAGAGAATCGTCCATGG TTGCAAGAAATTGCTGCCGGGGATCGTTCTCTGAATATTCGAGGAGATATTCGGGCCATTTTTCGATCTTTTGTAGACCTCCATTAGGGCCCTTCTGCGGTGTTACTTTGAATAGATTTGGGGCGGATAGATTTGCCCGATATGCATCAGATGGCGAAACACCAATTCCGTCATTTACATGGCCGGATAAGCAG AGACCACGTGTTTGCATTTTAGGCGGTGGGTTTGGAGGCTTATATACTGCTCTAAGGTTGGAATCTCTAGTATGGCCTGATGATAAAAAGCCTCAG GTAGTTCTTGTGGATCAGTCTGATCGATTTGTCTTCAAGCCTATGCTGTATGAACTGCTTTCAGGAG AAGTAGATGCTTGGGAAATTGCTCCTTCATTCACTGAATTATTGAGGAACACCAGTATTCAGTTTGTCAGAGACAGAGTGAAGCTTTTACGCCCCTCTGACCATCTAAATCATATAGGGATGAAAGAAAGCAGGAGTTCATGCTCTGGAGGAACCGTATATCTTGAAAGTGGAAACGTCATTGAATATGATTG GCTGGTTCTAGCTTTAGGAGCTGAAGCTAAGCTTGATGTTGTTCCAGGATCTGCTGAATATGCCTTTCCATTCTCAACCTTAGAAGATGCTTGT AAAGTTGATACGAAGTTAAGAAAATTGGAAAGATGGAGGTTTGGCAAGAGTTCATCTCCGATACGTGTGGCTATTGTAGGATGCGGTTATTCAGGAGTTGAGTTAGCTGCTACTGTCTCTGAAAGGCTACGAGATAATGGGATAGTTCAGGCAATCAATGTTGAAACTACCATCTGTCCTAATGCTCCTCCTGGCAACAGGGAAGCTGCTCTGAAA GTTCTTCAATCTCGAAACATAAAACTTTTCTTGGGATATTTTGTTAGCTGCATTAAGGAGGTTTCAACTAGTGATGATTCAGATACAATTTTACcaaatggagaagaaattggTGCTGTACCAGAGAATTGCCCGAAGAAATACATTTTAGAACTTCAACCTGCCCAGAGGGGACTTCAAAGTCAGCTCTTGGAGGCAGATTTAATACTATGGACAGTGGGCTCCAAATCTCTGATTCCTCAGATAGAACCTCCTGAGCAGCCCAATGTAATCCCGCTGAATGGTAGGGGCCAAGCAGAGACGGATGAAACCCTTCGTGTGAAAGGTCATCCACGGATATTTGCTATTGGTGACTCAGCTGCTTTAAGAGATTCTTCTGGGAAGTTGCTACCTGCGACTGCGCAA GTTGCTTTTCAGCAAGCCGATTTTGCTGGTTGGAATATTTGGGCGGCGATTAATGAGCGGCCTCTCTTACCTTTCAG GTTCCAAAATCTGGGTGAGATGATGACTCTTGGGAGGAACGATGCGGCAATAACCCCTAGTTTCATCGAGGGTTTGACCTTGGAGGGTCCTGTCGGACATGCCG TAAGGAAGTTTGCATACCTGCTAAGGTTGCCGACAGATGAACATCGACTGAAGGTTGGGGTCAGTTGGTTTACAAAATCTGCCATAGATTCTGTTGCCTCCCTACAGAACACCATAGCAAATGTTGTCACAGGTTCATAA